The Eptesicus fuscus isolate TK198812 chromosome 16, DD_ASM_mEF_20220401, whole genome shotgun sequence DNA window aaacataaagttaaaaataaattataaatccaACAGTTTAGTTAAAACTTCAAAAGTTAATGTGAACCTGTATCTTTGCAATCAAAGTTGTCATGGTATTGCCTGGGCTCTCAACCTATACCAAAGTAAATACTTGACAGagcaaagatttaaatataaaaaatagaaacaaaaaatagaaaaaaaacacacaacataattaaaaaaaaattccagagtaGGGAAAACCTTTCCAAATTTGACATTAGGGCCCATAAAGAAACGAATGGGTAAATTTTTCATTCTCTCACACACAGAAGACAAAATATAAACTGGGTAAAACACTGGCAACTCATGTCACAGCAACTGGGCTTAATAATATAAAAGTTGATGCACATCAGTTATGGAAGTAACAAATAACCCAATAGAAATACGTGCAAAGGATATAAACAAACAGTtcatgggggaggaagggagtggttcttttaaaatatgaaaagatgctcaacctcactaacatttagagaaattcaaattaaaaccacaataatgCATCCATTTTTTAATCTGTCAGAGCAAAGATAAAATCATGACAGGTGTTGTTAGGGAAAGGGGGGGGTCACTTTCCTACATGGCTGATGGGAGTGTAAACTGGCACAACCTCTATGAAGGGCAATTTGCCACCttcaatcaaaatacatagaaGCATACATCCTTTGACCCAGCAGTTCTGTTTCCACAAATTTTGATTACACATACACTTACAAATATGGAAATAGATAGGTATTCATGGTTACATActgaagcattatttaaaatagcgaAATATTGACAACATATGTATCCACAATAAATGActgatagaaaagaaaattaaaacagacaatGATTTATGCGGGCATTAAACCAATGACAGAACTTTACATTCTGATATGGAAGGATCTCATAGATAGTAAGAAAAAATGGatacaaaatattatatatagatataatacagtgccttttatgtaaaaaataatgtaCATGCATATCTATTTCCTTGGAAGATacaaaaaagaattacaaaaataTTGCTTCCTGGAAGGTAAATTGCATGACTGGAGCTAGAAGTGGGAAAAAGACTTTACCGAGTATCCCTTCCTTAAGGAACAGAACAAAATAACCCTTCTGTAGCGCGTGCATCTATTACAtacttaaaaatcaaatacaacTCGAGCACAGAGCAAACGGTGTGAATCTGCTCCTGTAAGGTGCATTTCTCCTGCCTCTattccaccccctcaccccaattcTAGTCTCGAAAACAATATTGAACAAAAAATAGGCCAAATTGTCCAATCGTTTCGTCAAACTCAGGGTAAAAGCCCACCCTcttacctctctgacctcatttctTACTACTCTCCCCTTACTTCACTCTGCCTCAGCTACACTGACATTTCCGTTATTCATGAAACATGGGCTCAGTCCTTTCTTCCTTTCAGGTTTTTGCTCGTACATCTCAGGGATGGGTTCCGCGACGCCCTCATTGAAAACGGTGACGCCCTCTCTCACTGTGCAATGTCCTCCTTCccggttttatttttctccacagcacTTGTCAGCGTCTGACATACTATGTATTCAAAAGCTGGGGGACTGTCCCTTTCCCACCATCAGGATGTGAATTCCAAGAAAGCGCAGAGCTCCTTGAGTGTGCGGTGAGCATGTGCCTGTCCTCGGTGAGAACCTAAAACTCCAACACCACCGGAGTTCAAAACACTGATGTCGCGAGGCCAGGACCAAAAAGGCAGCCTCTCGGCCCGGTGGAGCGCCGTTATAGTTCGTCCATAAAGGGAGAGGGTCGCCTGCATTCTGAGGCGACAGCATAAACACGCTTACTTCGACTTTTATCCTGTAAAGAGCAGTGGAAAAGAAGCGGTGCCGGGAGCGCACAGAGCGCTCCCCGAAGCTGGGAACTGGGTCCAGGACGCCCTCCCACTCCGCAGCTCCGGGGCCACGCGCGGGACCGCTCCCCGCGCCCCAGATCCCCTCCTCCGGGAGTTCAAGGCCATTACCTTGGTGCCTCCAAGCCGTAACACTTCCTCCATGGAGAACCCATTCTCGGCTTCATTATCATCCTCGTCGTCCTCGTCCGAATCTTCTATCCTCCCGTCAGGACCCCAGGGCCGCTCGGCATGGAACTCCAAGGGTTTCTTGGCGGCCGCCATGGTTAGCAAAGCACGCGCGACCTGTGATTGGGTTCCTTCCGGTTGGCCCGGTGACGCACTTCCGGCAGGACCGAGTTCTCTCCCGGAAATGACCACGATCCCGACTCCCGGGGCGGCTCGCGGCTGCTGGGCACGTTCGGCATGATTGTCCTCGCCAACGCCGGCGCCAGGTCGTTGCGCGCTGCAGCGCGAGCCGGTGAGTGTTCGCCCCGCGCGAGCCCCGGTTGCCCTGGGACTCGGGTGGGGTGCTCTGCTCAGTTGCGGACGCCGGGGGCGCTCCGGGCGGGACGGGAGTCCAGCCTCCGACGGTGGGGTCGTGGGCACAGTGTGTGCCTGCGCCTGGTGTGCGTGCAGCGGACAGGAGTCCTCTTTCTCGCCTTCGGGCGTGGTTAGGGGTTAACGAAGCCACTTTGAAAGCGCTCAGGCTGCTGTGCACGTGTAAATACTAAGATTTTTAATGGGCCCCGTTTAATAATGTTTTTCGCAGCCATTCCCTGCCTTTGGAGAGGAAAATACTTCAGCTCCGGAAAGGAGCCGGTAGAAAACAACCCGGTGACTCCGATGCTGCAGCATCTTGTGTACAAAATCAAGTCTACTGGCCCCATCACTGTGGCCGAGTACATGAAGGAGGTCTTGACCAACCCAGCCCAGGTATATGGGTCGGGGAGCCCGAGGACCAGGCCCGCCCGAGCCGCTTTGCGAGGTGTGAGCCTGGAGGGGTGCGCGTAGGCCGGAGCCCGAGCGTCTTCAGTCCCGACCGCCGGGGTCCCTTCCAGGGGGAAGAGCCACCCCACGGGACCTGAGGGCCGATACGTGGATGTTAGTTGGTCAGGGCTGGATCAAGTGAGCGGCAGTGCCATTATACAGGTGACAAATTCCACAGGTGTTCAGGAGACAGTGTAACCCATTGGATTTATGAGATGAGGGACGGATGACTCTTCTATCTGGGCTGAGGTAGATGGTGGAGTCCTTTCCCTGGGAAAAGGGAATGTAGAAGGGTAGGGAAAGATAAGAGCTCAGTGCGATATGTGAGGTTTACAGGACTCTGAGTGGAAATCGGCGACTGGAAATAGAGcatattctggatttttttttttcctgagaatggAAGGTCTGGGGCTTGACTGTTCTAGGATGAAACATGGTCACAGCTCTCTGGCCTGTATTTCCTTGTCTGCTCCGCTAAGCCAGTTGGTGAAAGCCAGCAGTCCTTTTATTTTAGAGTGTTCCACCTTTTGCTGAGTGGAAATACGAGATCTGTGGAATTATGGGGTTGGGTTGGCCTGTTGTTGGATGTGGAGTGGCCCACTGTCCAGGGGTTTAGGCAAGGCAAGTTATGTGAGTTAACGTCTAATTGAAATTTAGCATTTTCTAACCAGGAGCATAGGCAACAACCAGTAGCATCAGTAATACCTGTGACTTTAATTAGCATCAGTGCAAATTGCTGATAGTGCCACATCACAACAGAGTGATCTCAAAACATTTGCTCATCTGTGCTTCAGAACTTTACTTATTAGGCCTTTGGCTCGATactgtttttttaatacttttatcaaGAAGCACATATATTACTGtagcacacatttatttttacatatttgataagtctttttcatttgctttctttgGTAACCCTATGTGTTTTATGTCCTgtgcatttaaaaacattctctGAAGGGGTCCAGCTTCATTATACTACCAGACGGGTTCATAACACACACCAAAAATACACCTGAAATGCTTACTTATGAGGGAAGGATTGATGAATGTTCCCAAAATGAACGCTCCATGGAACCAGCACCCAGGTCAAGAAACGCCATGGCCACCAGGCAGGGTTAATTTGAAGCAGAAAGTGTGAGAATTtgggggaggaggctggaagGATAGGCAGGGTTttaggagcagggagagagaaggagggtgcTTTTCTACCAGTTCTGCAAAATGACTGTCACTTTCTAAAATTTAGGTAAAGATACTGTGATTGTCTTGATTATTTAGAAGAGAGAACTTTCTTACTATGTAATTGtttatttcattgtatacatTATGTATGATTTTGGAGGGGTGTCTTAAAAATAGCCttatttgaaaattgttttttctgttttctctttttacttagGGATATTATGTGCACCGTGACATGCTAGGAGAAAAAGGAGATTTCATTACTTCACCTGAAATAAGTCAGATCTTTGGGGAGGTAATATCAATCTAAACTATAAAAGAAACTAATACCACAAACATTTAAAAGCAGATCAAGTTGCCTTATTCTATATAAGTGTTTTACAGCTTTGTTTTTGTGATTCCTCAAAAGTTGTAGTTTTTTAGTAGTAAATATTGAGGGAATAGAAGGTAACAGGAAAGGAAATGGTATAATGGGCAATGAAAAGTTTATACTTTACATAGAAAAGGgaatgaagagaaggaaaggagatggaggtaAAGAAGTGAACCAGATGAAATAGGAGaatgggagaaggaagagagacaaaAGCAAGGGTGAGCAAAGAGGTAGACTGTACCCCAGAAGGAATTACTGGAATCAAAATGAGCTCTAAAGCCTCCAAATATAATTTGGCCATAGTTACAGTAGAAGTCTTCCTTTAAGAAACTTTGGATTCTTTTCAGGaattctagtttatttatttccatATAATAACCTATGATCAATTTGGAACTAAGAAATTGTATACAAGAGGAAGTAGAATTCaggtattaaaaaatatattgcttatGTGTAAGAGCCATGTAATTATTGAAATGATATCAAGAACTGGCATAgttatatacataattatatttcATATGTCTATTTGCTTTCAAATACTAGTACCTTTCTATGATAGTCTTATCTGTGTCATGGGACCTTTTGTTAGCGGAGGGTAACTTTGAACTATTTTTTCCAGTTATTAAAGCTTCCTAACTAGTATGTGTTGTAACATAGTCCCAGTGAATTTTCCTATGTGTGCAACTATGTGGACATTAAATACATATGATTGTTTGCAAACATTTTGCTTTCTGGGATAAAGTATGTATTTGCATGGAGTTTTATGTTGTGGTATACTTTGATACTTTATAATACTTTAAGTTTTTTCTTGTCACAGCTGCTAGGGATATGGTTTATTAGCGAATGGATGGCCACTGGGAAAAGTGCAACTTTCCAGCTGGTGGAACTGGGTCCAGGTCGGGGTACCCTTGCAGGAGATATTTTGAGGGTAGGTATAAAAGAGTGTCTTAAAGTCTCGTGTATGTGACTCTTACTACTTTTGACTGAGTTGGcaaactttgtttattttctaggcTTTCAGTCCTATTTCCTTAATCTCATATTTCTTAACTAATACATGGCAGAATAATACAGTGAGTGATTAGTTATTGTCTGTTTTATGGTTAAAATATGGGGGTGGGGCGAATGTGAAAGCTACAAgtataaaacatttagaagacATTATGGGAGATCCTATTTGTCTTCTGAGTaggaaaaaagttttaaaattatatatcaagCACAACCCATAAaaggaaaatgttaataatttccactacattaaaattaaaaactttttgttctttaaataaacTAGAAAGTTTTTGTTCTTCAAATACACCATAAAGAGAGTGGTGAGACAAACCATATGTTAGAGAAGTTATTTGCAACCATATAACCAACAAAGAACGAGTAGTCTTCTAAGTCAATGAGGTGAAAGATAACTCAATAGAAAAACCAGGTGGATTATGTGAACAGGCCCATTGTGAAACAGAAAACCCAAATGGCCAATACTAACAAAAAGATGCTCAGACTCATTGGTAGTCAGGAAAattagtttaaccttttgcactcggatatcgagtgtgactcgacatggttagcatcggtagcaggaatcgagaaaaaagtgagtgcaaagggttaaattgatgagacagccctgactggtttggctcagtggatagagcatcggcctgcggactcaagggtcccaggttcgattctggtcaagggccatgtaccttggttgcaggcacattcccagtagggggtgtgtatgaggcagctaattgatgtttctctctcatcagtgttcctaactctctatccctctcccttcctctctgtaaaaaatcaataaaatatattaaaaaaaataaattgatgagacagacctggttggtgtggctcatttggttggagcttcgtcctatacaccaaaaggtcatgggttcgattctgagtTAGGATATATGCCTGCGTTTCAGGTTCAGTCCTAGTTGGGATGTGTACAGGAggcaccaattgatgtttctctctcacatcaatgtctgtatgtctgtctctctctcctccctcctctctctaaaatcaataagcatatcctcgggtgaggataaaaaatatatgtatgataCCACTATATCCTCAGAAATGGTAAGTCTGACAAcaccaagtgttggtgaagatggggaaatcttttattttcatttattaatcaCAATTCTAAATTTTATCATTAAGAAACCAAGTTCTATactgttcctttttatttcttcatacatttttaattgattttttacagataggaggggagagggatagagagttagaaacattgatgagagagaaacatcaatcagctgcctcctgtacactccctactggggatgtgcctgcaaccaggatacatgcccttgaccggaatcgaacctgggacctttcagtcctcaggccgacgctccaaccactgagccaaaccggttcgggcTGTTCCTTTTTTATATACACTATGTTTAATAACTCTAATAGGCTATGATTCTTATAGACTGCTGGAGAGAGTGGCTGTGTAAGGAACAAATTTCTCTGGAACAAATTGTATTATAATGAGCAAATTATTGAGGTCAGTGGttagaaaactgaaactcagcACATTGTATTttgccaatttttctttttttatttaggtgTTTAGTCAGCTTGGATCTGTGCTGAAAAACTGTGACATTTCAATACATCTAGTAGAGGTGAGCCAAAAATTAAGTGAGATTCAAGCATTAACTCTGACTGAAGAGAAGGTCCCATTAGAGCGATATGCTGGATCCCCAGTATACATGAAAGGTGTTACTAAGTCTGGGATTCCAATTTCCTGGTACCGAGATCTGCAGGATGTACCAAAAGGTAATGATTTTCCGTAGACTAATGAGAGAATTTTGATCACAACCCCTCACGGTAGTGAAAGAATTAggcattttttttgttaatgtttaGAAGAAGCAATTCGTTATCTTAAAaatgcttaaacatttttttcttcttccactttTAAATAGAGTACAGCTTTTATGTTGCACATGAATTTTTTGACGTCCTTCCTGTGCATAAGTTCCAGGTATGATGGAAAAAAGGACATGTTTATAATTGAATAACAAAGAGCCTTGTGTTGTAAGAATAAATATTTGCGGTATTTAATTATTCAGTATATAAACATTACTTGAAGTTAACGATATTGGAATTTCTCATgaatataaataattgaaaagcaaaaatgaaatattaagtaGAATTCTTAATTCTCATAGGATAATTATTAAAGAATTCTTAATTCTCCTGAGATAAAGATGCATGAGAATGTAAGATGCTAAATGGCTGTAGTATAGTCAAGATTacttttagcaaatatttttaaatttcgaAGATTAGAGtttatctttattctttctaTGAGAAGATTTGAGATTTGGTAGTAATGTGTGTGTACTGATAACTTCTAAGGCTAAGAGTCTGTATTATATAGCAATTTATTAGCAAAagcttctgattggtgttccgaAGTCTGTCTTCCATTTTGGGGCACCTTCCAGGCTGCTTATTTCATCTTCCACAGCTCCACCTCTTATCTAAACAACATTAACAGTTTGTGTCTATCAGTCTACTCAATATTTAGAAGAAATGAAGTAAAGCCA harbors:
- the NDUFAF7 gene encoding protein arginine methyltransferase NDUFAF7, mitochondrial isoform X2, which gives rise to MIVLANAGARSLRAAARAAIPCLWRGKYFSSGKEPVENNPVTPMLQHLVYKIKSTGPITVAEYMKEVLTNPAQGYYVHRDMLGEKGDFITSPEISQIFGELLGIWFISEWMATGKSATFQLVELGPGRGTLAGDILRVFSQLGSVLKNCDISIHLVEVSQKLSEIQALTLTEEKVPLERYAGSPVYMKGVTKSGIPISWYRDLQDVPKEYSFYVAHEFFDVLPVHKFQKTPQGWREVLIDIDPQVSDKLRFVLAPRATPAEAFIQHDETRDHVEVCPEAGVIIQELSQRIALTGGAALIADYGHDGTKTDTFRGFCGHKLHDVLIAPGTADLTADVDFSYLRRMAQGTVASLGPIKQQTFLKNMGIDVRLKMTTSKEQQLCSKISVQ
- the NDUFAF7 gene encoding protein arginine methyltransferase NDUFAF7, mitochondrial isoform X1, with the protein product MIVLANAGARSLRAAARAAIPCLWRGKYFSSGKEPVENNPVTPMLQHLVYKIKSTGPITVAEYMKEVLTNPAQGYYVHRDMLGEKGDFITSPEISQIFGELLGIWFISEWMATGKSATFQLVELGPGRGTLAGDILRVFSQLGSVLKNCDISIHLVEVSQKLSEIQALTLTEEKVPLERYAGSPVYMKGVTKSGIPISWYRDLQDVPKEYSFYVAHEFFDVLPVHKFQKTPQGWREVLIDIDPQVSDKLRFVLAPRATPAEAFIQHDETRDHVEVCPEAGVIIQELSQRIALTGGAALIADYGHDGTKTDTFRGFCGHKLHDVLIAPGTADLTADVDFSYLRRMAQGTVASLGPIKQQTFLKNMGIDVRLKVLLDKSAEPSLRQQLLQGYDMLMNPKKMGERFNFFALLPHQRLHGRSHEINANQSKPSPSPVAGFSELTWQ